Proteins co-encoded in one Methylobacterium sp. WL1 genomic window:
- the mutM gene encoding bifunctional DNA-formamidopyrimidine glycosylase/DNA-(apurinic or apyrimidinic site) lyase, with protein MPELPEVETVRRGLVPAMVGARFSRVTLRRPNLRFPFPERFAARLEGRTVTDLARRAKYLTAGLDSGETLIMHLGMSGRFDVALPDGSNLSSGDFYLEGAQGTPKHDHVVMAMSTGATITYNDARRFGFMDLVPSETLATSRHFARMGIEPLDGLTGAVIAGLFRHKITPLKAALLDQSLIAGLGNIYVCEALHRARLHPETPAGLLIKPDGRPTPKANALAKAIVQVLQEAVKAGGSTLRDYAHTDGSSGAFQHAFRVYDRVGEPCRHPGCRGLVTRIVQANRSTFFCATCQPPV; from the coding sequence ATGCCGGAGCTTCCCGAGGTCGAGACGGTGCGGCGCGGCCTGGTGCCCGCGATGGTCGGCGCCCGGTTCAGCCGCGTCACCCTGCGCCGGCCGAACCTGCGCTTCCCGTTCCCGGAGCGATTCGCGGCGCGGCTTGAGGGTCGCACCGTGACCGACCTCGCCCGCCGGGCGAAGTACCTCACCGCCGGGCTCGATTCGGGCGAGACCCTGATCATGCATCTCGGCATGAGCGGCCGGTTCGACGTGGCCCTGCCCGACGGGAGCAACCTCTCCTCCGGGGATTTCTACCTGGAGGGGGCGCAGGGCACGCCGAAGCACGACCACGTCGTGATGGCGATGAGCACCGGGGCCACGATCACCTACAACGACGCCCGCCGCTTCGGCTTCATGGACCTCGTCCCGAGCGAGACCCTCGCGACCAGCCGCCACTTCGCCCGGATGGGGATCGAACCGCTCGACGGGCTGACCGGGGCGGTGATCGCCGGCCTGTTCCGGCACAAGATCACGCCGCTGAAGGCCGCGCTGCTCGACCAGAGCCTGATCGCGGGCCTGGGCAACATCTACGTCTGCGAGGCCCTGCACCGGGCCCGCCTCCACCCGGAGACCCCCGCCGGCCTGCTGATCAAGCCCGACGGGCGCCCGACGCCCAAGGCCAACGCGCTCGCCAAGGCGATCGTGCAGGTGCTGCAGGAGGCCGTGAAGGCCGGCGGCTCGACCCTGCGCGACTACGCCCACACCGACGGCAGCTCGGGCGCCTTCCAGCACGCCTTCCGGGTCTACGACCGGGTCGGCGAGCCGTGCCGCCACCCGGGCTGCCGCGGCTTGGTCACCCGGATCGTGCAGGCCAACCGCTCGACCTTCTTCTGCGCGACCTGCCAGCCGCCGGTCTGA
- the secB gene encoding protein-export chaperone SecB has translation MADSPAANGNGGGMPQGDAPTINALAQYTKDLSFENPNAPRSLQPKEGQGPQINIQVNVSAQQLSDTDFEVELTLEGDAKIQAEVLFAFDVKYAGVFRMVNIPADQLHPAVMIECPRLLFPFARQIVAEAVRNGGFPPLYIDPIDFVALYRQKAMEAQGASGPLAS, from the coding sequence ATGGCCGACTCTCCGGCAGCCAACGGCAACGGCGGCGGCATGCCGCAGGGCGACGCGCCGACCATCAATGCGCTGGCTCAGTACACGAAGGACCTCTCCTTCGAGAACCCGAACGCGCCACGCTCTCTCCAGCCCAAGGAAGGTCAGGGTCCGCAGATCAACATTCAGGTGAATGTCAGCGCGCAGCAGCTCTCCGACACCGATTTCGAGGTCGAGCTGACCCTGGAGGGCGACGCCAAGATCCAGGCCGAAGTGCTGTTCGCCTTCGACGTGAAGTACGCGGGCGTCTTCCGCATGGTCAACATCCCGGCCGACCAGCTTCATCCCGCGGTGATGATCGAGTGCCCGCGCCTGCTGTTCCCGTTCGCTCGGCAGATCGTGGCCGAGGCGGTGCGCAACGGCGGCTTCCCGCCCCTGTACATCGATCCGATCGATTTCGTTGCGCTCTACCGCCAGAAGGCGATGGAGGCCCAGGGCGCCAGCGGTCCGCTCGCTTCCTGA
- a CDS encoding helix-turn-helix domain-containing protein — protein MGQGRDCFCEDPKQQLVWAAATSETLRVLEGKWKIVIIVQLFAAKVPLRFSELEKRIEGVNQKMLIQQLKELEKDGIVTRTVYPQVPPKVEYALSEMGVALGPSIEALIDWAFARREAMGGESVDVAG, from the coding sequence ATGGGTCAGGGGCGCGATTGTTTCTGCGAAGACCCAAAGCAGCAGCTCGTTTGGGCGGCGGCGACCAGCGAGACCCTTCGGGTGCTGGAGGGCAAGTGGAAGATCGTCATCATCGTCCAGCTCTTCGCCGCGAAGGTGCCGCTACGGTTCTCGGAGCTGGAGAAGCGGATCGAGGGCGTGAACCAGAAGATGCTGATCCAGCAGCTCAAGGAGTTGGAGAAGGACGGCATCGTCACCCGGACGGTCTACCCCCAGGTGCCGCCGAAGGTTGAGTATGCGCTCAGCGAGATGGGCGTCGCGCTCGGGCCATCCATCGAGGCACTGATCGACTGGGCCTTCGCCCGCCGGGAGGCCATGGGTGGCGAATCCGTAGACGTCGCCGGATGA
- a CDS encoding zinc-dependent alcohol dehydrogenase family protein has translation MTRVVRFHEYGSADVLRIEDIEVPGPPADEVQIAVRAIGLNRAEVMFRKGAYLQEANFPSQLGYEAAGTVKATGRDVSGFAEGDAVSVIPTLDMSRWPTYGEVINIPVRSVVKHPAALSFEKAAASWMQYVTAWGALIDQAKLTANDFVIVSAASSSVGIAAFQIARSVGATVIATTRTNAKAQALIDAGAHHVIATDEGDLAARVKNITGGKGARVVFDPIGGPAIAQFAEVMAVGGILLEYGALSPDEGPFPQFAVLGKSLTLKGYLYTEIVSDDEALARAKAFIIEGLESGKLNPLVSRTFPFDQIREATQFLESNEQIGKIVLTLD, from the coding sequence ATGACCCGCGTTGTCCGCTTTCACGAATACGGCTCCGCAGATGTGCTGCGCATCGAGGACATCGAGGTTCCCGGGCCTCCCGCCGATGAAGTGCAGATTGCGGTTCGAGCAATCGGCCTCAACCGTGCGGAGGTGATGTTCCGCAAGGGCGCTTACCTGCAGGAAGCGAACTTCCCCTCGCAGCTCGGCTACGAAGCAGCCGGTACGGTCAAGGCGACGGGCCGCGATGTGTCCGGGTTCGCCGAGGGCGACGCCGTCAGCGTCATCCCGACGCTCGATATGTCGCGTTGGCCCACCTATGGCGAGGTCATCAACATTCCCGTCCGCTCCGTCGTGAAGCATCCGGCCGCCCTTTCGTTCGAGAAGGCAGCCGCATCCTGGATGCAGTACGTCACCGCCTGGGGGGCTCTGATCGACCAGGCCAAACTCACCGCCAACGATTTCGTCATCGTGTCGGCCGCGTCGAGCAGCGTCGGCATCGCTGCGTTCCAGATCGCCCGCAGCGTCGGGGCGACGGTGATCGCAACCACCCGCACGAACGCCAAGGCGCAGGCGCTGATCGATGCCGGTGCGCATCACGTGATCGCCACGGACGAGGGCGACCTGGCGGCGCGCGTGAAGAACATCACCGGGGGCAAGGGGGCCCGCGTCGTGTTCGATCCAATCGGTGGCCCTGCCATCGCGCAGTTTGCCGAAGTCATGGCCGTGGGCGGCATTCTCCTGGAGTATGGCGCCCTCAGCCCGGACGAGGGGCCATTCCCGCAGTTCGCCGTGCTCGGCAAGAGCCTGACCCTGAAGGGATACCTCTACACCGAGATCGTCAGCGATGATGAGGCGCTTGCCCGTGCGAAGGCATTCATCATCGAGGGACTGGAAAGCGGCAAGCTCAATCCACTGGTGTCGCGGACCTTCCCGTTCGACCAGATCCGGGAAGCGACCCAATTCCTTGAGTCCAACGAGCAGATCGGCAAGATCGTCCTTACGCTCGATTGA
- a CDS encoding NAD(P)-binding domain-containing protein: protein MKIGIIGTGHIGKSLATKLSAAGHDVKVANSRGPETIGADVLSWGARAVTAQDAASNVDVVILSIPPTGIQKIAPLIRAISEKTIVIDTSNYYPMRDGTIDAIEAGQVESLWVSEQLGRPIVKAWNAIGSGSLAEKGSPSGKPGRIAIPIAADREEDRRVGMRLVEDTGFDAFDAGSLAESWRQQPGAPGYCTDLTREEMPGALAAADRARLPKRRDLVVAVVQERVGDGKTNPDAEFGVRVARTICL from the coding sequence ATGAAAATCGGCATCATCGGCACCGGGCACATCGGCAAGTCCCTGGCCACGAAGCTCAGCGCGGCCGGTCACGATGTGAAGGTTGCCAACTCTCGCGGTCCTGAAACCATCGGGGCCGACGTGCTGTCGTGGGGCGCCCGCGCCGTCACGGCACAGGATGCGGCCTCGAATGTCGACGTCGTCATCCTCTCCATCCCGCCGACCGGCATTCAGAAGATCGCCCCTCTGATCCGGGCGATCTCCGAGAAGACCATCGTCATCGACACCTCGAACTACTACCCGATGCGCGACGGGACAATCGACGCCATCGAGGCCGGTCAGGTCGAGAGCCTGTGGGTCTCCGAGCAACTGGGCCGGCCCATCGTCAAGGCCTGGAACGCCATCGGTTCGGGCTCGCTGGCCGAGAAGGGTTCACCATCCGGTAAGCCGGGACGCATCGCCATTCCGATTGCGGCCGATCGCGAGGAGGATCGTCGCGTGGGCATGCGTTTGGTTGAAGATACCGGCTTCGACGCCTTCGATGCGGGGTCTCTCGCTGAGTCGTGGCGCCAACAACCCGGTGCGCCGGGCTACTGCACGGATCTGACGCGCGAGGAGATGCCGGGCGCACTCGCGGCAGCCGACAGGGCCCGCCTGCCCAAGCGGCGCGACCTCGTGGTCGCGGTGGTGCAGGAGCGCGTCGGCGACGGCAAGACCAATCCGGACGCCGAGTTCGGCGTTCGCGTCGCGCGTACGATCTGCCTTTGA
- a CDS encoding RNA polymerase factor sigma-32 — protein sequence MADIAGIRRQFIRTAMEAPFLAREEERGLAVRWKDNRDERALHRLISAHMRLVIALAGRFRHYGLPMADLVQEGHVGLMEAAARFEPERDVRFSTYATWWIRASIQDYILRNWSIVRGGTSSAQKALFFNLRRLRARLMQSTEEHVGDEIHRRIATAIGVSRDDVALMDARLSGPDMSLNAPVGEDNDASSERMDFLVDGAALPDETVSATVDGERRLSWLQQALTVLSERELRILRERRLAEDQATLEALGQRLGISKERVRQIENRALEKLRRALADRFPAATGSPHIG from the coding sequence ATGGCTGATATCGCTGGAATTCGACGGCAGTTCATTCGGACTGCCATGGAGGCGCCCTTCCTGGCCCGGGAAGAAGAGCGCGGCCTCGCCGTCCGCTGGAAGGACAACCGTGACGAGAGAGCGCTGCACCGCCTGATTTCAGCCCATATGCGCCTCGTCATCGCCCTGGCGGGGCGTTTTCGTCACTACGGGCTGCCGATGGCAGACCTGGTGCAGGAGGGTCACGTCGGCCTCATGGAGGCCGCAGCGCGGTTCGAGCCGGAGAGGGATGTCCGGTTCTCGACCTACGCGACGTGGTGGATCCGCGCATCGATCCAGGACTATATCCTGCGCAACTGGTCGATTGTGCGCGGGGGAACGTCCTCGGCTCAGAAAGCCCTGTTCTTCAACCTGCGCCGGCTGCGTGCCCGGTTGATGCAATCCACTGAGGAGCATGTCGGCGACGAGATCCATCGCCGCATCGCGACCGCCATCGGCGTCTCGCGCGACGACGTGGCTCTGATGGATGCCCGCCTTTCAGGTCCCGACATGTCGCTGAACGCCCCCGTCGGCGAGGACAACGACGCCTCATCCGAGCGCATGGACTTTTTGGTCGACGGTGCGGCGCTTCCGGACGAGACCGTGAGCGCGACGGTCGACGGCGAACGGCGCCTCAGCTGGCTGCAACAGGCCCTGACGGTCCTGTCCGAGCGCGAGCTGCGCATCCTGCGTGAGCGGCGCCTCGCTGAGGATCAGGCGACCCTCGAAGCCCTGGGTCAGCGCCTGGGCATCTCGAAGGAGCGGGTCCGCCAGATCGAGAACCGCGCCCTGGAAAAACTCCGTCGCGCCCTGGCTGACAGGTTCCCGGCCGCGACCGGGAGTCCGCATATCGGCTGA
- a CDS encoding YicC/YloC family endoribonuclease, with product MTGFARAAGTTGAVQWAWEVRSVNGRGLDVRVRVPAGYDGLGETARAALQKTLSRGQCQLTLTLTKPDTTARVRINEALLASLAQAVARVPRPDGVAPATLDGLLGVRGVIESDDEAASPETEAFARDLAEGVVRVVADLVEARRAEGRQLADIVTAQVDRIAALTQAAEDNPARKPEAVRARLAASIAALGGAGLDPDRLHQEAMLLAGKADVREELDRLHAHVASARELLAAGGAIGRRLDFLAQEFGREANTLGAKANDISLSRIGLDLKAVVEQFREQVQNIE from the coding sequence ATGACCGGGTTCGCCCGGGCGGCGGGCACCACCGGGGCGGTGCAATGGGCCTGGGAGGTCCGCAGCGTCAACGGGCGCGGGCTCGACGTGCGCGTCCGGGTGCCGGCCGGCTATGACGGACTCGGCGAGACCGCGCGCGCGGCCCTGCAGAAGACCCTGTCCCGGGGGCAGTGCCAGCTTACCCTGACGCTGACCAAGCCGGACACGACGGCCCGCGTGCGGATCAACGAAGCCCTGCTGGCGAGCCTCGCGCAGGCGGTCGCCCGGGTGCCGCGGCCCGATGGCGTGGCGCCCGCGACCCTGGACGGGCTGCTCGGCGTGCGCGGGGTGATCGAGAGCGACGACGAGGCGGCATCGCCGGAGACGGAGGCGTTCGCCCGGGACCTCGCCGAGGGCGTGGTCCGGGTGGTCGCCGACCTGGTCGAGGCCCGCCGGGCCGAAGGGCGCCAGCTCGCCGACATCGTCACCGCGCAGGTCGACCGGATCGCGGCGCTGACCCAGGCCGCCGAGGACAACCCGGCGCGCAAGCCCGAGGCGGTGCGGGCCCGGCTGGCGGCCTCCATCGCGGCTCTGGGCGGGGCCGGCCTCGATCCCGACCGCCTGCACCAGGAGGCGATGCTGCTCGCCGGCAAGGCGGATGTGCGCGAGGAGCTGGACCGGCTGCACGCCCACGTGGCCAGCGCCCGGGAGCTGCTCGCGGCGGGCGGCGCGATCGGCCGGCGGCTGGATTTCCTGGCTCAGGAATTCGGCCGCGAGGCTAATACCCTGGGCGCCAAGGCCAACGACATCAGCCTGTCGCGGATCGGCCTCGACCTCAAGGCCGTGGTCGAGCAATTCCGCGAGCAAGTGCAGAACATCGAATGA
- the mltG gene encoding endolytic transglycosylase MltG, whose protein sequence is MFFRRSKTPAPETIAQDPTEGPALPQRLSPRSPGEAIKPTAAPPPPEKPVRERSGLVGIISGALTFAVVIAIAAMIGITLFQRQVREPGPLVADKVVVIPTHSGTGEIAETLKREGVIDHTGLFEFAARFGGRPALRAGEYIFKAHASIADALDTVTTGRQVQHAITFPEGLTSEQIVTRLNDNDILSGEINEIPPEGSLLPDTYKFERGATRQQIVNLMRAKQREVLNQIWLRRSADVPVRTPAEMVTLASIVEKETGRADERPRVAGVFINRLNKRMKLQSDPTIVYGLVGGRGTLGRGILRSEIDRATPYNTYAIEGLPPGPIANPGRAALEAVANPSRTKDLYFVADGSGGHAFADSLEGHQRNVARWRAVEKSRQAPPDAVDKVEPGPDPSVPGRASAFAPGNAPNTNAAFALDSGTPGTRAFDASEGTRLDPLKNRSYDLGSPKTVPALADPTPAPRGRR, encoded by the coding sequence ATGTTCTTCCGCCGCTCAAAGACGCCCGCGCCCGAGACCATCGCGCAGGATCCGACGGAGGGCCCTGCGCTGCCGCAGCGGCTGTCGCCGCGCTCGCCGGGCGAGGCGATCAAACCGACCGCCGCGCCGCCGCCGCCGGAGAAGCCGGTGCGCGAGCGCAGCGGCCTCGTCGGCATCATCAGCGGCGCCCTCACCTTCGCGGTGGTGATCGCCATCGCGGCGATGATCGGGATCACCCTGTTCCAGCGCCAGGTGCGCGAGCCGGGGCCGCTCGTCGCCGACAAGGTCGTGGTGATCCCGACCCACAGCGGCACGGGCGAGATCGCCGAGACCCTCAAGCGCGAGGGCGTGATCGACCATACCGGCCTGTTCGAGTTCGCCGCCCGCTTCGGCGGACGGCCGGCGCTCCGGGCCGGCGAGTACATCTTCAAGGCGCATGCGAGCATCGCCGACGCCCTCGACACGGTGACCACCGGCCGGCAGGTCCAGCACGCGATCACGTTCCCCGAGGGTCTCACCTCCGAGCAGATCGTCACGCGGCTCAACGACAACGACATCCTCTCGGGCGAGATCAACGAGATTCCCCCGGAGGGCTCACTCCTGCCCGACACCTACAAGTTCGAGCGCGGCGCCACCCGCCAGCAGATCGTGAACCTGATGCGGGCCAAGCAGCGCGAGGTGCTGAACCAGATCTGGCTCCGCCGCAGCGCCGACGTGCCGGTGCGGACGCCGGCTGAGATGGTCACCCTGGCCTCGATCGTCGAGAAGGAGACCGGCCGGGCCGACGAGCGGCCGCGGGTCGCCGGCGTGTTCATCAACCGCCTCAACAAGCGGATGAAGCTGCAATCGGACCCGACCATCGTGTACGGGCTGGTGGGCGGGCGCGGCACCCTCGGGCGCGGCATCCTGCGCTCCGAGATCGACCGGGCGACGCCCTATAACACCTACGCGATCGAGGGCCTGCCCCCGGGGCCGATCGCCAATCCCGGCCGCGCCGCCCTGGAGGCGGTGGCCAACCCGTCCCGCACCAAGGACCTGTACTTCGTGGCGGACGGCAGCGGCGGCCACGCCTTCGCCGACTCGCTCGAAGGCCACCAGCGCAACGTCGCCCGCTGGCGCGCGGTCGAGAAGAGCCGCCAGGCGCCGCCGGACGCGGTCGACAAGGTCGAGCCGGGCCCCGACCCGAGCGTCCCCGGCCGGGCCTCGGCCTTCGCACCGGGCAACGCCCCGAACACCAACGCGGCCTTCGCCCTCGATTCCGGCACGCCGGGCACCCGCGCCTTCGACGCCTCCGAGGGCACCCGCCTCGATCCGCTGAAGAACCGCAGCTACGATCTCGGCTCGCCCAAGACCGTCCCGGCGCTGGCCGACCCGACGCCGGCCCCGCGCGGGCGGCGGTAG
- a CDS encoding MFS transporter — translation MSPTAHLALINLFTGDIQGGLGPFLGTWLAQAASWSPARVGFVITLVGIATLFLSGPFGAMVDRFTRPRLLVALACAAILAGTLLLLPARSFPAVLVAQLLAAAGGTLLLPAVAALTLGIVGKDGFPKQQGRNQAFNHVGILIAAGGISLGTGTFGPAIAFWVLGGMAVAAIVATLTTPAGAWSRRRAVGWEEDADDEPQRSGIRQVLGNRRLLVLTVALTLFNLGNGGMLSLLGQKLVATAADATTWTARYVMVAQLVMVPVALFAGSLADRRGRRQLLMVAFAVLPVRAVLSGLIDDPVWLITAEVLDGVASGIVGVAVPVIVADLTWGSGRTQTALGSVNAVQGVGGALSGWYGGLSYGLFGWTGAFLALGVPALIALVLVIWLDATPEPGRRRRRRERRRTAGQGA, via the coding sequence ATGAGCCCCACCGCACACCTTGCCCTGATCAACCTGTTCACCGGGGACATCCAGGGTGGCCTCGGCCCCTTCCTGGGGACGTGGCTGGCGCAGGCTGCGTCCTGGAGTCCGGCGCGGGTGGGCTTTGTCATCACCCTAGTGGGCATCGCGACGCTATTCTTGAGCGGCCCGTTCGGGGCCATGGTCGACCGCTTTACACGTCCGCGTCTCCTGGTGGCGCTCGCCTGCGCGGCGATCCTGGCGGGCACGCTCCTGCTTCTCCCGGCGCGCAGCTTCCCGGCGGTCCTGGTGGCGCAGCTGCTCGCCGCGGCGGGAGGTACCCTGTTGCTGCCGGCGGTCGCCGCGCTGACCCTCGGGATCGTCGGGAAGGACGGGTTCCCTAAACAACAGGGCCGCAACCAGGCGTTCAACCATGTTGGCATCCTGATCGCCGCCGGCGGCATCAGCCTCGGCACTGGAACATTCGGTCCGGCAATCGCCTTCTGGGTGCTGGGCGGTATGGCGGTCGCCGCGATCGTCGCGACGCTAACGACCCCGGCCGGCGCCTGGAGTCGACGTCGCGCGGTCGGTTGGGAGGAGGACGCGGACGACGAGCCGCAGCGCAGCGGCATTCGTCAGGTCCTCGGCAACCGGCGTCTGCTGGTGCTCACCGTGGCGCTGACGCTGTTCAACCTTGGCAATGGCGGCATGCTGTCCCTGCTCGGACAGAAACTGGTGGCCACCGCCGCCGACGCGACGACATGGACGGCCCGCTACGTGATGGTGGCACAGCTCGTGATGGTGCCCGTGGCCCTGTTCGCCGGCTCCCTGGCGGATCGGCGCGGACGACGCCAGCTCCTGATGGTGGCGTTCGCAGTACTGCCGGTGCGGGCCGTCCTGTCGGGTCTGATTGACGATCCGGTCTGGCTCATCACGGCGGAAGTCCTGGACGGCGTCGCCTCCGGCATCGTCGGCGTGGCGGTGCCGGTGATCGTGGCGGACCTGACCTGGGGGTCCGGGCGAACCCAGACAGCGCTCGGCAGTGTCAACGCCGTGCAGGGCGTCGGCGGCGCCCTGTCGGGCTGGTATGGTGGCTTGTCCTACGGATTGTTCGGCTGGACCGGCGCGTTCCTCGCCCTCGGCGTACCGGCCCTTATCGCCCTGGTGCTGGTGATATGGCTCGACGCTACGCCGGAGCCCGGTCGGCGCAGGCGTCGGAGGGAGCGGCGACGCACGGCGGGCCAGGGAGCGTAA
- a CDS encoding Tim44/TimA family putative adaptor protein has product MQDSFDITTIIFLALAVFVIWRLRSVLGQKTGAERSPFKPVDRSRTEPQARSEGDNVVRLPGADRVQPASATASAAVRDWRGIAEPGSEIARGLEAAVQAEPSFDPRAFIEGAKSAYETIMIAFAKGDRKTLRGLLSKEVGEAFERAIVERERNRQTLETTFVSIDKAEIVAIEVRNRVAQITVRFLSNLITATRNAEGKVVDGSAETVVEVPDVWTFARTLGSRDPNWQLVATEAGA; this is encoded by the coding sequence ATGCAGGACAGTTTCGACATTACGACGATCATCTTCCTCGCACTCGCAGTCTTCGTGATCTGGCGCCTGCGTTCGGTGCTCGGCCAGAAGACCGGTGCCGAGCGCTCGCCGTTCAAGCCGGTGGATCGAAGCCGTACCGAGCCGCAGGCCCGATCTGAGGGCGACAACGTCGTTCGGTTGCCCGGTGCCGACCGGGTTCAGCCCGCGTCGGCCACAGCGTCTGCGGCGGTACGTGACTGGCGCGGCATCGCGGAGCCCGGCTCCGAGATCGCCCGCGGGCTCGAAGCGGCCGTTCAGGCGGAGCCGAGTTTCGACCCTCGCGCGTTCATCGAGGGGGCCAAGTCGGCCTACGAGACTATCATGATCGCCTTCGCGAAGGGCGACCGGAAAACCCTGCGGGGGCTCCTGTCGAAAGAGGTCGGCGAAGCTTTCGAGCGGGCCATCGTCGAGCGCGAGCGCAACCGACAGACCTTGGAAACCACCTTCGTGTCGATCGACAAGGCGGAGATCGTCGCCATCGAGGTGCGTAACCGTGTCGCGCAGATCACCGTGCGGTTCCTGTCGAACCTGATCACCGCCACCCGCAACGCCGAGGGCAAGGTCGTCGACGGCAGCGCCGAGACGGTTGTCGAGGTGCCGGACGTCTGGACTTTCGCGCGCACCCTCGGCTCGCGGGACCCGAACTGGCAGCTCGTGGCCACCGAGGCCGGCGCCTGA
- a CDS encoding MltA domain-containing protein, with protein sequence MPNLRAWSGGIPTALIPALFATFLAGSSMAASAEVGGALLTPVAFAALPGFPGPDPAASLDAFRRVCAAPQPATPQPAGVAGDPADLSAACAAAVGVTREAAATFFQDRFEAYRVVRPGAERPGFLTGYFEPELDGSLTQGPDFPTPVLARPDDLVSLAPGETRPGLDPVLRAARATADGFRPYPDRAAIEDGALGAQARPILWLRDGVDLLVLQVQGSGRVRLPDGRAVRVLYDGRNGRPYTAVAKLIVQEGHLPLEGLTLARWTTWLRAHPESARRLIRTNASYIFFRLAPVENPALGPPGAANAPLTPGRSLAVDGGLWRYGLPFWLDGPLPGGVPGDTGRLVIAADTGSAIVGPARGDLFVGTGAQAGVAAGNLRDSIGFVVLLPKPARGVAP encoded by the coding sequence GTGCCAAACTTGCGTGCCTGGTCCGGAGGTATCCCGACCGCCCTCATCCCCGCCCTCTTCGCGACGTTCCTAGCCGGCTCGTCCATGGCCGCCTCCGCCGAGGTCGGCGGGGCGCTCCTGACACCCGTGGCGTTCGCAGCACTGCCGGGCTTTCCCGGCCCCGATCCGGCCGCTTCACTCGACGCGTTCCGGAGGGTCTGTGCCGCGCCCCAGCCCGCGACGCCACAGCCGGCGGGGGTCGCTGGCGATCCGGCGGACCTGTCGGCGGCTTGCGCGGCTGCGGTGGGGGTGACGCGCGAGGCGGCGGCCACGTTCTTTCAGGATCGGTTCGAGGCCTACCGGGTGGTGCGGCCAGGGGCAGAGCGCCCGGGCTTCCTGACGGGCTACTTCGAGCCGGAGCTGGACGGCTCCCTCACGCAGGGTCCGGACTTCCCGACGCCGGTTCTCGCCCGACCTGACGACCTCGTCTCGCTGGCCCCTGGCGAGACCCGCCCCGGTCTCGACCCGGTCCTGCGCGCTGCCCGCGCCACCGCGGATGGGTTCAGACCCTATCCGGACCGAGCGGCGATCGAGGACGGGGCGCTGGGCGCCCAGGCGCGGCCGATCCTATGGCTGCGCGACGGGGTCGATCTCCTGGTCCTGCAAGTCCAGGGCTCCGGACGCGTCCGCCTGCCCGACGGCCGGGCCGTCCGAGTGTTGTATGACGGCCGCAACGGCCGGCCCTACACGGCCGTGGCCAAGCTGATCGTGCAGGAGGGCCACCTGCCTTTGGAGGGCCTCACGCTGGCCCGTTGGACGACTTGGCTGCGCGCCCATCCCGAGAGTGCGCGACGGCTGATCCGCACCAATGCCTCCTACATCTTCTTCCGCTTGGCCCCGGTGGAGAATCCGGCGCTCGGTCCGCCGGGTGCCGCCAATGCGCCGCTGACGCCGGGGCGTAGCCTCGCGGTGGATGGCGGACTGTGGCGTTACGGCCTGCCGTTCTGGCTGGACGGGCCGTTGCCGGGCGGCGTGCCGGGCGACACCGGACGCCTGGTCATCGCCGCCGACACGGGGTCGGCGATCGTCGGCCCGGCCCGGGGCGATTTGTTCGTCGGGACCGGGGCGCAGGCCGGGGTCGCGGCCGGAAACCTACGCGATTCCATAGGCTTCGTCGTGCTGCTGCCCAAGCCCGCCCGCGGGGTCGCGCCGTGA
- the gmk gene encoding guanylate kinase: MSGPANNVSDTIARRGLILILSSPSGAGKTTLTRAVAQDPAWALDLSISVTTRSRRPSEIDGRHYHFIDREAFEDLRSRDDLLEWAEVHGNYYGTPRRPVEKVLGSGRDMIFDIDYQGTRQVRAKLAQDVVTVFILPPSMAELRQRLERRAEDSAETIEKRLANARTEIQRWSEYDYVIVNEDLQDAFRALQGILSAERLKRARRTGLAQFVDGLLAEADA; encoded by the coding sequence ATGAGCGGACCGGCCAACAACGTCTCCGACACGATCGCGCGGCGGGGCTTGATCCTGATCCTGTCGTCGCCCTCCGGGGCGGGCAAGACCACGCTGACGCGGGCGGTCGCGCAGGACCCGGCCTGGGCGCTCGACCTGTCGATCTCGGTCACCACCCGGTCGCGCCGCCCCTCCGAGATCGACGGGCGGCACTACCACTTCATCGACCGGGAGGCGTTCGAGGACCTGCGCAGCCGCGACGACCTGCTCGAATGGGCCGAGGTCCACGGCAACTATTACGGCACGCCCCGCCGGCCGGTGGAGAAGGTCCTGGGTTCGGGCCGGGACATGATCTTCGACATCGACTACCAGGGCACCCGCCAGGTCCGGGCCAAGCTGGCCCAGGACGTCGTGACGGTGTTCATCCTGCCGCCCAGCATGGCCGAGCTGCGCCAGCGCCTGGAGCGCCGCGCCGAGGATTCGGCCGAGACGATCGAGAAGCGCCTGGCCAACGCCCGGACCGAGATCCAGCGCTGGAGCGAGTACGACTACGTCATCGTCAACGAGGACCTGCAGGACGCCTTCCGGGCGCTCCAGGGCATCCTGTCCGCCGAGCGGTTGAAGCGGGCGCGCCGGACGGGTCTGGCGCAGTTCGTGGACGGGCTGCTGGCGGAGGCGGACGCCTGA